The proteins below come from a single Piscinibacter gummiphilus genomic window:
- a CDS encoding M48 family metallopeptidase, with the protein MTSHFRHDAELPEPPLSPEGHQQGCGCFLHRRRLFTGALAAGAGLAAMPAWAREGVEVGKESQFSKFVSADQIEGAAQSQYAAMKQQAAEKKALAPDNHPQVIRLRAIASRIIPFTDEWNPRAKSWKWEINLLGSQQINAFCMPGGKIAFYYGILQQLQLTDDEVAMVMGHEVAHALREHARERMGKTLATRGAIELGAAIFGLGNAGRMAADMGGQLLTLKFGREDESEADLVGMELAARAGYNPRAGVSLWNKMGQASKGAPPQFLSTHPSGPTRIRDIEMALPKVEGLYARAPKPEQRFEPPKAASAAAKG; encoded by the coding sequence ATGACCTCCCATTTCCGACACGACGCCGAACTGCCCGAGCCGCCCCTGTCGCCCGAAGGGCACCAGCAGGGCTGCGGTTGTTTCCTGCACCGCCGTCGCCTCTTCACCGGCGCGCTCGCCGCGGGCGCCGGCCTCGCCGCCATGCCGGCCTGGGCCCGCGAAGGCGTCGAGGTGGGCAAGGAATCGCAGTTCTCGAAGTTCGTGTCAGCCGACCAGATCGAAGGCGCCGCGCAGTCGCAATACGCGGCCATGAAGCAGCAGGCGGCCGAGAAGAAGGCGCTCGCACCCGACAACCACCCGCAGGTCATCCGCCTGCGCGCCATTGCGTCGCGCATCATCCCGTTCACCGACGAATGGAACCCGCGCGCCAAGTCGTGGAAGTGGGAGATCAACCTGCTCGGCTCGCAGCAGATCAACGCCTTCTGCATGCCAGGCGGCAAGATCGCCTTCTACTACGGCATCCTGCAGCAGCTGCAGCTCACCGACGACGAGGTCGCGATGGTGATGGGCCACGAGGTTGCCCACGCGCTGCGCGAGCATGCGCGTGAGCGCATGGGCAAGACACTGGCCACGCGCGGCGCCATCGAACTCGGCGCCGCCATCTTCGGCCTGGGCAACGCCGGCCGCATGGCCGCCGACATGGGCGGCCAGCTCCTCACGCTCAAGTTCGGCCGCGAAGACGAGTCCGAAGCCGACCTGGTCGGCATGGAACTCGCCGCCCGCGCCGGCTACAACCCACGCGCCGGCGTGAGCCTGTGGAACAAGATGGGCCAGGCGAGCAAGGGTGCACCGCCGCAGTTCCTGTCGACCCACCCCTCGGGGCCGACGCGCATCCGCGACATCGAGATGGCCCTGCCGAAGGTGGAAGGGCTCTACGCCCGGGCGCCCAAGCCCGAGCAGCGTTTCGAGCCGCCGAAGGCGGCGTCGGCGGCGGCCAAGGGCTAA
- a CDS encoding acetoacetate--CoA ligase — translation MSTLPEPQITRYTRWLAKERGLNFDATTTERYDALWRWSVDDLDAFWSSVWDYFDIQSPSPRSTVLVEEKMPGAQWFPGSQLNYVQQVFRHADAAHAAGHPAIVFQNERMRERGELQELSWPELRRQVASLAAHLRTLGVGAGDRVVAFLPNTPQTAVAFLAVASLGAVWSVCSPDMGPVAVLDRFRQIEPKVLIACDGYVYGGSAHDRMPVLEGLLAELPSVQHVVVWRYLDEATAPARLAGTTRQVHDFDTLTADDATLAPTWVAFDHPLWVVYSSGTTGLPKPIVHGHGGVVLEALKMLGLHNNLGATVDTGDRYHWYSATGWIMWNSQVAGLLLGTTICLYDGSPAGKSGHADWSTLWRFVDDAKATFFGAGSAFFASCLKAGVKPKEILKLSHLRALGATGSPLATECYRWAYDHVPKVGGKDIWLSVISGGTDFAGAFIAGLPTLPVVEGEMQCRCLGAAVEAWNEQGQPLVDEVGELVCVKPMPSMPLYFWNDAQNQRYHDSYFDMYPGIWRHGDWIRITPRGGAIIYGRSDATINRHGIRMGTAELYRAVEAQPEVLDSLVVDLEYLGRESYMPLFVVLREGLTLDAALDKRLREAIKTALSARHVPNEIFQVSAIPRTLSGKKMELPVKKLLMGTPPELVFKLDAMANADCVPWFVAFARKRF, via the coding sequence ATGAGCACCCTTCCCGAGCCGCAGATCACGCGCTATACCCGTTGGCTGGCGAAAGAGCGCGGCCTGAATTTCGATGCGACGACGACCGAGCGCTACGACGCGCTGTGGCGCTGGTCGGTCGACGACCTCGATGCGTTCTGGTCCTCCGTGTGGGACTACTTCGACATCCAATCGCCCAGCCCGCGCAGCACGGTGCTGGTGGAAGAAAAGATGCCCGGTGCGCAATGGTTCCCCGGGTCGCAGCTCAACTACGTGCAGCAGGTGTTCCGCCACGCCGACGCGGCGCACGCGGCCGGCCACCCGGCGATCGTGTTCCAGAACGAGCGCATGCGTGAGCGGGGCGAGTTGCAGGAGCTGAGCTGGCCCGAGCTGCGGCGGCAGGTGGCCTCGCTGGCGGCGCACCTGCGGACGCTCGGTGTGGGCGCGGGCGACCGTGTCGTCGCCTTCCTGCCCAACACGCCGCAGACGGCCGTCGCCTTCCTGGCGGTGGCGAGCCTCGGCGCCGTGTGGTCGGTGTGTTCACCCGACATGGGCCCGGTGGCGGTGCTCGACCGCTTCCGCCAGATCGAGCCCAAGGTGCTGATCGCCTGCGATGGTTATGTGTACGGCGGCAGCGCACACGACCGCATGCCGGTGCTGGAAGGCCTGCTCGCCGAGCTGCCCAGCGTGCAGCACGTGGTGGTGTGGCGCTACCTCGACGAGGCCACCGCACCCGCTCGCCTGGCGGGCACCACGCGGCAGGTGCACGACTTCGACACCCTCACCGCCGACGACGCCACACTCGCGCCGACGTGGGTCGCCTTCGACCACCCGCTGTGGGTCGTCTACAGCAGCGGCACCACCGGCCTGCCCAAGCCCATCGTGCACGGCCACGGCGGCGTGGTGCTCGAGGCGCTCAAGATGCTCGGGTTGCACAACAACCTCGGGGCCACGGTCGACACCGGCGACCGCTACCACTGGTACAGCGCGACCGGCTGGATCATGTGGAACTCGCAGGTGGCGGGCCTCCTGCTCGGCACGACGATCTGCCTCTACGACGGCAGCCCGGCGGGCAAGAGCGGCCATGCCGACTGGTCGACCCTCTGGCGCTTCGTCGACGACGCGAAGGCGACCTTCTTCGGTGCCGGCAGCGCCTTCTTCGCCAGCTGCCTGAAGGCCGGGGTGAAGCCGAAGGAGATCTTGAAGCTCTCGCATCTGCGCGCGCTGGGCGCCACCGGCTCGCCACTGGCGACCGAGTGCTACCGCTGGGCCTACGACCACGTGCCCAAGGTCGGCGGCAAGGACATCTGGCTCTCGGTGATCTCGGGCGGCACCGATTTCGCGGGCGCCTTCATCGCCGGCCTGCCCACGCTGCCGGTGGTGGAAGGCGAGATGCAATGCCGCTGCCTGGGCGCCGCGGTGGAAGCGTGGAACGAACAGGGCCAGCCGCTCGTGGACGAGGTGGGTGAACTCGTGTGCGTCAAGCCGATGCCGTCGATGCCGCTGTACTTCTGGAACGACGCCCAGAACCAGCGCTACCACGACAGCTACTTCGACATGTACCCCGGCATCTGGCGCCACGGCGACTGGATCCGCATCACACCACGCGGTGGCGCCATCATCTACGGCCGCAGCGACGCCACCATCAACCGCCACGGCATCCGCATGGGCACCGCCGAGCTGTACCGCGCCGTGGAAGCGCAACCCGAAGTGCTCGACAGCCTGGTGGTCGACCTTGAATACCTCGGGCGCGAAAGCTACATGCCGCTCTTCGTGGTGCTGCGTGAGGGCCTGACGCTCGATGCGGCGCTCGACAAGCGTCTGCGCGAGGCGATCAAGACGGCTTTGTCTGCGCGTCACGTGCCGAACGAGATCTTCCAGGTGAGCGCGATTCCGCGCACGCTCTCTGGCAAGAAGATGGAATTGCCGGTGAAGAAGCTCCTGATGGGCACGCCGCCTGAACTCGTGTTCAAGCTCGATGCGATGGCGAATGCGGATTGCGTGCCGTGGTTTGTGGCGTTTGCTCGAAAGCGCTTCTGA
- a CDS encoding ABC transporter permease — translation MAAYVIRRLLQMIPTLLGVLLLVFLLFKWVGGDPAEILGGLNASQAQIDAIREQLGLNKPWYVQLWIYLKGVVTFDWGKSWATNEAVSSIFATRLPATLTVMLPILLLDVLLAIPIAMWVAYRRGSLADRTAMVITTVALSISFLVYIILGQYVFGFQLGWFPVQGWSDSVLTNLTTYVPLPALLAVMVGIAPQMRLYRSFFLDELGHDYVRTARAKGMTEKTVLFHHVLRNAMIPILTNVALMLPGVFVGSFLIEVFFSIPGLGREIILAVNRSDYPVIQSVAIYLGMLTMVINLLADILYKLVDPRVVLK, via the coding sequence ATGGCCGCCTACGTCATCCGCCGATTGCTGCAGATGATCCCCACGCTGCTCGGGGTCTTGCTGCTGGTCTTCCTGCTCTTCAAGTGGGTCGGCGGCGACCCCGCGGAAATCCTCGGTGGGCTGAATGCGAGCCAGGCACAGATCGACGCCATCCGTGAGCAGTTGGGCCTCAACAAGCCCTGGTACGTGCAGCTGTGGATCTACCTCAAGGGCGTGGTCACCTTCGACTGGGGCAAGAGCTGGGCCACCAACGAAGCGGTGAGCAGCATCTTCGCCACCCGCCTGCCGGCGACGCTCACGGTGATGCTGCCCATCCTCCTGCTCGACGTGCTGCTGGCCATCCCCATCGCGATGTGGGTGGCCTACCGGCGCGGCTCGCTGGCCGACCGCACGGCGATGGTGATCACGACGGTGGCGCTGTCGATCTCGTTCCTCGTCTACATCATCCTCGGCCAGTACGTGTTCGGCTTCCAGCTCGGCTGGTTCCCGGTGCAGGGCTGGAGCGACAGCGTGCTCACCAACCTCACCACCTACGTGCCGCTGCCGGCGCTGCTGGCCGTGATGGTGGGCATCGCGCCGCAGATGCGGCTGTACCGCAGCTTCTTCCTCGACGAGCTCGGCCACGACTACGTGCGCACCGCCCGCGCCAAGGGCATGACCGAGAAGACGGTGCTCTTCCACCACGTGCTGCGCAACGCGATGATCCCCATCCTCACCAACGTGGCGCTGATGCTGCCCGGGGTCTTCGTCGGCTCGTTCCTGATCGAGGTGTTCTTCTCCATCCCCGGGCTCGGTCGCGAGATCATCCTCGCGGTCAACCGCAGCGACTACCCGGTGATCCAGTCGGTGGCCATCTACCTCGGCATGCTCACGATGGTGATCAACCTCCTGGCCGACATCCTCTACAAGCTGGTCGACCCACGGGTGGTGCTGAAATGA
- a CDS encoding M14 family zinc carboxypeptidase produces MKTSRPARVWLAAPLLAASSLAAAVPQCTEWSRRLPGVSRGLCEEARLMPSGAQSVRGVPLYRRDVHARGDDATPWVGPAPTVPRRVLVVGGIHGDELSSSSLVFHWIAHAGLSPHGLDWRFVPALNPDGLMLPKPTRVNANRVDLNRNFPTPRWAQEAPVYWEKRTRRDPRRYPGRAALSEPESRFLVDTISAWKPDLIVSVHAPYGVLDYDGPREPPQRLGRLELERVGIFPGSLGHYGGVHKGVPVVTIELPNALRAPTDAEMRQMWQDLLRWVDQRFHPGER; encoded by the coding sequence ATGAAAACTTCACGCCCAGCGCGGGTTTGGCTCGCTGCCCCGCTTCTGGCCGCCAGCAGCCTGGCGGCGGCCGTGCCGCAGTGCACCGAATGGTCGCGCCGCCTGCCCGGCGTGAGCCGCGGCCTGTGCGAAGAGGCGCGGCTCATGCCCTCGGGGGCGCAGTCGGTGCGCGGCGTGCCGCTGTACCGGCGCGACGTGCACGCGCGTGGCGACGACGCCACGCCCTGGGTCGGCCCGGCACCCACGGTGCCACGCCGGGTGCTGGTGGTGGGCGGCATCCACGGCGACGAGCTGTCGTCGTCGTCCCTCGTCTTCCACTGGATCGCCCACGCCGGCCTCTCGCCGCACGGGCTCGACTGGCGCTTCGTGCCGGCGCTCAACCCCGACGGGCTGATGCTGCCCAAGCCGACGCGCGTCAACGCCAACCGGGTCGACCTGAACCGCAACTTCCCCACCCCGCGCTGGGCGCAGGAAGCGCCGGTGTACTGGGAGAAGCGCACCCGCCGCGACCCGCGCCGCTACCCGGGCCGCGCGGCGCTGTCGGAGCCGGAGAGCCGCTTCCTCGTCGACACCATCAGCGCGTGGAAGCCCGACCTCATCGTGAGCGTGCACGCGCCCTACGGCGTGCTCGACTACGACGGCCCTCGCGAGCCGCCGCAGCGCCTGGGCCGGCTCGAGCTGGAACGTGTGGGCATCTTCCCCGGCTCGCTCGGCCACTACGGCGGCGTGCACAAGGGCGTGCCGGTGGTGACCATCGAGCTGCCCAACGCGCTGCGCGCACCCACCGACGCCGAGATGCGGCAGATGTGGCAGGACCTCCTGCGCTGGGTGGACCAGCGCTTCCATCCCGGTGAGCGCTGA
- a CDS encoding ABC transporter substrate-binding protein, producing MKRGLGAALMALLMVMAAPAVQAQSAGSAPKVLRYAFPVAETGFDPAQISDLYSRVITAHIFDAPLSYDPLARPYKLKPSTAVAMPEISDDYKTFVFRIKPGIYFADDPAFKGKKRELVAEDYVYSVKRVYDPKVKSPGHPSLEDEGIIGLQALRDEALKSGKPFDYDREVEGLKALDRYTFRVKLRESRPRHLYSVWVGRDVAAGAMAREVVEFYGDRIMEHPVGTGPFRLADWRRSSKMVLERNPNYRDDVYDAQPNADDVEGQALLQRFKGKRLPMIDRVEVSVIEQAQPRWLSFLNGEQSFIERLPNEFADQALPGGKLAPHLVKRGVHAHRVPGSDVTLLVFNMESPVVGGYTPAQVALRRAIALGNDVDREIQLARRGQAIRAQSMMTPFTTGYSADRRTEMSEYNPARARALLDLYGWVDRNGDGWRERPDGSPLVIEMLTQSDGSSRQLDELFKKDMDALGLRLSLKVAQWPENLKAARSGQFTTWRVGSSAASPDGQGSLERDYGPSTGKGNLARFQLKAFDAVYERMKMLPDGPDRLALFDEATKIVVAYMPYRIGVHRILTDLTDASLVGYRRPVFWLDWWQYVDIDTTKLKKP from the coding sequence ATGAAGCGTGGCCTCGGTGCTGCTTTGATGGCGCTGCTCATGGTGATGGCGGCGCCCGCGGTGCAGGCGCAATCTGCCGGCAGCGCGCCCAAGGTGTTGCGCTATGCGTTCCCCGTCGCGGAGACGGGCTTCGACCCGGCGCAGATCAGCGATTTGTACTCGCGCGTCATCACCGCCCACATCTTCGATGCGCCGCTCAGCTATGACCCGCTGGCCCGGCCCTACAAGCTGAAGCCCTCCACAGCGGTGGCCATGCCGGAGATCAGCGACGACTACAAGACCTTCGTCTTCCGCATCAAGCCGGGCATCTACTTCGCCGACGACCCGGCGTTCAAGGGCAAGAAGCGCGAGCTGGTCGCCGAAGACTACGTCTACTCGGTCAAGCGGGTGTACGACCCGAAGGTCAAGTCGCCCGGGCACCCGTCGCTGGAAGACGAAGGCATCATCGGGCTGCAGGCCTTGCGCGACGAGGCTTTGAAGTCGGGCAAGCCCTTCGACTACGACCGCGAGGTCGAAGGCCTGAAGGCGCTCGACCGCTACACCTTCCGCGTGAAGCTGCGCGAGTCGCGGCCGCGGCACCTGTACTCGGTCTGGGTCGGGCGCGACGTGGCCGCAGGTGCGATGGCGCGCGAAGTGGTCGAGTTCTACGGCGACCGCATCATGGAGCACCCGGTGGGCACCGGGCCGTTCCGGCTGGCCGACTGGCGGCGCAGCTCGAAGATGGTGCTCGAGCGCAACCCGAACTACCGCGACGACGTCTACGACGCCCAACCCAATGCCGATGACGTCGAAGGCCAGGCGCTGCTCCAGCGCTTCAAGGGCAAGCGCCTGCCGATGATCGACCGGGTGGAGGTGTCGGTCATCGAACAGGCGCAACCGCGCTGGCTGTCCTTCCTCAACGGCGAGCAGAGCTTCATCGAGCGCCTGCCCAACGAGTTCGCCGATCAGGCGTTGCCGGGCGGCAAGCTCGCGCCGCACTTGGTCAAACGCGGCGTGCACGCGCACCGCGTGCCGGGCTCCGACGTCACGCTGCTCGTCTTCAACATGGAGAGCCCGGTCGTCGGCGGCTACACCCCTGCGCAGGTGGCACTGCGCCGCGCCATCGCGCTCGGCAACGATGTGGACCGCGAGATCCAGCTCGCGCGGCGCGGCCAGGCCATCCGCGCCCAGTCGATGATGACGCCCTTCACCACCGGCTACTCGGCCGACCGGCGCACCGAGATGAGCGAATACAACCCGGCCCGCGCCCGCGCCCTGCTCGATCTCTACGGCTGGGTCGACCGCAATGGCGATGGCTGGCGCGAGCGGCCCGACGGGTCGCCGCTCGTGATCGAGATGCTGACCCAGTCCGACGGCAGCAGCCGCCAGCTTGACGAGCTCTTCAAGAAAGACATGGACGCGCTCGGCCTGCGCCTGTCGCTCAAGGTCGCACAGTGGCCCGAGAACCTGAAGGCCGCACGGTCGGGCCAGTTCACGACCTGGCGGGTGGGCTCGTCGGCCGCCTCGCCCGACGGCCAGGGTTCGCTGGAGCGCGACTACGGCCCGTCCACCGGCAAGGGCAACCTCGCGCGCTTCCAGCTCAAGGCCTTCGATGCGGTCTACGAGCGCATGAAGATGCTGCCGGACGGGCCCGATCGCCTCGCGCTCTTCGACGAGGCGACGAAGATCGTCGTCGCCTACATGCCCTACCGCATCGGCGTGCACCGCATCCTCACCGACCTCACCGATGCCTCGCTGGTGGGCTACCGCCGCCCGGTCTTCTGGCTCGACTGGTGGCAGTACGTGGACATCGACACCACCAAGTTGAAGAAGCCCTGA
- a CDS encoding ABC transporter permease, protein MSAVLSTPQAVPVVKSDGVWRAAWKRLRSDRVGLASMAVVLAFIVLIVLTGTGLVAKGWQSEVGVANAPPTFMGPAPKVESSALPAPKGPVLDISSVDPLAPRYAEWAARAAQLKSSETPKAETLPFGADRLGRDVLAKAAKGTQTSVVVGLVGAVIAALIGTVLGALAGFFGRRVGDFLEWLYSVFTAMPDILLLLVMAVVFGRGIGSVAIILALVGWTGVYRQVRAEFLKHSAREYVRAAEAIGASTTSRMFRHILPNVSHVVLVRMSLLVVGFIKFEVILSYLGLGVGVDEVSWGTMLQEAQSELILGQWWQLVAATAFMAVFVTAFSLFTDALRDALDPKLRGLE, encoded by the coding sequence ATGAGCGCGGTGCTGTCGACACCGCAAGCCGTGCCGGTGGTGAAGTCCGATGGCGTGTGGCGGGCCGCCTGGAAACGCCTGCGGTCCGACCGCGTGGGCCTCGCGTCGATGGCCGTCGTGCTGGCGTTCATCGTGCTGATCGTGCTCACGGGCACAGGGCTCGTCGCCAAGGGCTGGCAGAGCGAGGTGGGCGTGGCCAACGCACCGCCCACCTTCATGGGGCCGGCGCCGAAGGTGGAATCGTCGGCGCTGCCGGCGCCCAAGGGGCCGGTGCTCGACATCTCGTCGGTGGACCCGCTCGCGCCGCGCTATGCGGAATGGGCGGCCCGGGCCGCACAGCTCAAGTCGAGCGAGACGCCCAAGGCCGAGACGCTGCCCTTCGGCGCCGACCGCCTGGGGCGCGACGTGCTGGCCAAGGCGGCCAAGGGCACGCAGACGTCGGTGGTCGTGGGCCTCGTCGGTGCGGTGATCGCCGCCCTCATCGGCACGGTGCTGGGCGCCCTGGCCGGCTTCTTCGGGCGACGCGTGGGCGACTTCCTCGAATGGCTCTACAGCGTGTTCACGGCCATGCCCGACATCCTCTTGCTGCTGGTGATGGCGGTGGTGTTCGGCCGCGGCATCGGCAGCGTGGCGATCATCCTCGCACTCGTCGGCTGGACGGGCGTGTACCGGCAGGTGCGCGCCGAGTTCCTCAAGCACTCCGCGCGCGAATATGTGCGTGCGGCCGAAGCGATCGGCGCGTCGACCACTTCGCGCATGTTCCGCCACATCCTGCCCAACGTGAGCCATGTGGTGCTGGTGCGCATGTCGCTGCTGGTGGTGGGCTTCATCAAGTTCGAGGTGATCCTGTCGTACCTGGGGCTGGGCGTGGGCGTCGACGAGGTGTCGTGGGGCACGATGCTGCAGGAAGCGCAGAGCGAGCTGATCCTCGGGCAGTGGTGGCAGCTCGTGGCGGCGACCGCCTTCATGGCGGTGTTCGTCACGGCGTTCTCGCTCTTCACCGATGCGCTGCGCGATGCGCTCGATCCCAAACTGCGAGGCCTCGAATGA
- a CDS encoding AmpG family muropeptide MFS transporter, with protein sequence MPVTAAPSQPLHARLDAWRRLIVVALLGFASGLPLALTGQAMQAWLSLDKVDIATIGFLSVVGLPYTFKFLWAPLMDRFELPWLGRRRGWLVVTQLALALALWWMSSTSPTASIRLFALLAVLVAFISASQDIVIDAYRTDLLPARERGLGASTSVLGYRLAMIFSGGIAFIWADPTQGGHWTWPEVYRVMAWLMVGAAVVSLLFLPRVDATLKPTSAARRDLLGFFGVLLAVAAGVVLTDRLGPTVAKALLAPLWASTTLSPALQAKWTQLLVLVLGVGLTLPLAAWVARALRFETLLGGLRSYFSQEGAGAFLGFIVLYKLGDAFAGSLMTPFLLQSMAFTQAEFGVANKLIGLWLTIGGALVGGLLMLKLGLWRALMLFGVLQMVSNLGFWWLAVTGKGVLPGFVVPAFDWYLVWLDKATPVDGGLIMVIAAENIASGMGTAAFVAFLMGLCNQRFTATQYALLSAFASVGRVWVGPLAGVMAETIGWPTFFILSTVLAAPALVMLWWLRRPVQALEVDPRAALADD encoded by the coding sequence ATGCCTGTCACCGCTGCCCCTTCCCAGCCCTTGCACGCCCGCCTCGATGCCTGGCGCCGCCTGATCGTCGTGGCCCTGTTGGGCTTCGCTTCGGGGCTGCCGCTCGCGCTCACCGGCCAGGCCATGCAGGCGTGGCTGAGCCTGGACAAGGTCGACATCGCCACCATCGGTTTCCTGAGCGTGGTCGGCCTGCCCTACACCTTCAAGTTCCTCTGGGCGCCGCTGATGGACCGATTCGAGCTGCCCTGGCTCGGCCGGCGCCGCGGCTGGCTGGTGGTGACGCAGCTCGCACTGGCGCTGGCGCTGTGGTGGATGTCGAGCACCTCGCCCACGGCGTCGATCCGCCTCTTTGCCTTGCTCGCGGTGCTGGTGGCCTTCATCTCGGCCTCGCAAGACATCGTCATCGACGCCTACCGCACCGACCTCCTGCCCGCGCGCGAACGCGGCCTGGGCGCGTCGACCAGCGTGCTGGGCTACCGGCTGGCGATGATCTTCTCGGGCGGCATCGCCTTCATCTGGGCCGACCCCACGCAAGGCGGCCACTGGACATGGCCCGAGGTCTACCGCGTGATGGCCTGGCTGATGGTGGGGGCGGCGGTGGTGTCGCTGCTCTTCCTGCCACGCGTCGACGCCACGCTCAAGCCCACGAGCGCGGCGCGGCGCGACCTGCTCGGCTTCTTCGGCGTGCTGCTGGCCGTGGCGGCCGGTGTGGTGCTGACCGATCGCCTCGGGCCCACCGTCGCCAAAGCGCTGCTGGCGCCGCTGTGGGCCTCGACCACGCTGTCACCGGCCCTGCAGGCCAAGTGGACGCAGCTGCTCGTACTCGTGCTCGGTGTCGGCCTGACCCTGCCGCTCGCCGCCTGGGTGGCCCGCGCGCTGCGCTTCGAGACCCTGCTCGGCGGCCTGCGCAGCTACTTCAGCCAGGAGGGCGCGGGGGCGTTTCTCGGCTTCATCGTGCTCTACAAGCTCGGCGATGCGTTTGCCGGCTCGCTGATGACGCCCTTCCTGCTGCAGTCGATGGCCTTCACGCAGGCCGAGTTTGGCGTCGCCAACAAGCTGATCGGCCTGTGGCTCACCATCGGCGGCGCACTGGTGGGTGGCCTGCTGATGCTCAAGCTGGGCCTCTGGCGCGCGCTGATGCTCTTCGGCGTGCTGCAGATGGTGAGCAACCTCGGCTTCTGGTGGCTCGCCGTCACCGGCAAGGGCGTGCTGCCGGGCTTCGTGGTGCCGGCCTTCGACTGGTACCTCGTCTGGCTCGACAAGGCGACCCCGGTCGATGGCGGGCTCATCATGGTGATCGCCGCCGAGAACATCGCCAGCGGCATGGGCACCGCCGCCTTCGTCGCCTTCCTGATGGGCCTGTGCAACCAGCGCTTCACCGCCACCCAGTACGCCTTGCTGTCGGCTTTCGCGTCGGTCGGTCGGGTCTGGGTGGGGCCGCTGGCCGGTGTGATGGCGGAGACCATCGGCTGGCCGACGTTCTTCATCCTCTCCACCGTGCTGGCCGCGCCGGCGCTCGTGATGCTGTGGTGGCTGCGCCGCCCGGTGCAGGCGCTCGAAGTCGACCCGCGCGCCGCCCTGGCCGACGACTGA
- a CDS encoding flavin reductase family protein, translating to MTALLRPLTPAFSSQEFRSALGAFATGVTVVTALDATGRPVGLTANSFNSVSLSPPLVLWSLSRRAGSLPAFSGGSHYAINILAAHQRALAERFASKDVDRFAGVAFRQGAGGAPVLEGSAAVFECFNRSQYEEGDHVIFVGEVERCERREGALPLIYHGGRYFTELPL from the coding sequence ATGACCGCCTTGCTGCGCCCGCTCACCCCCGCCTTTTCCTCGCAGGAATTTCGGTCGGCACTGGGCGCTTTCGCCACCGGCGTGACGGTTGTCACCGCACTCGATGCCACCGGCCGGCCCGTCGGCCTGACAGCCAATTCCTTCAACTCGGTCTCCTTGTCGCCGCCGCTCGTGTTGTGGAGCCTGTCGCGCCGCGCGGGTTCACTGCCCGCCTTCAGCGGCGGCTCGCACTACGCGATCAACATCCTCGCCGCCCACCAGCGCGCGCTGGCCGAGCGCTTCGCCTCGAAAGACGTCGACCGTTTTGCCGGCGTGGCCTTTCGCCAGGGCGCGGGCGGTGCGCCGGTGCTCGAAGGCAGCGCCGCGGTGTTCGAGTGCTTCAACCGCAGCCAGTACGAGGAAGGCGACCACGTCATCTTCGTCGGCGAGGTCGAGCGGTGCGAGCGGCGCGAGGGTGCGTTGCCGCTGATCTATCACGGCGGGCGGTACTTCACCGAATTGCCGCTGTAA